A DNA window from Undibacterium sp. YM2 contains the following coding sequences:
- a CDS encoding CPBP family intramembrane glutamic endopeptidase, producing MTTAEITTSLDKPVWHQKLLQYTIVKFLLAVLIVGGVQFVSRKAMSHFLAGPDWVIFRNITAMLLGWLSYAFYVRLIEKRKATELALFSAWKEWLIGLVLGAMLFVLVLGSLSLLGVFHVDGYNDPRLMLKYLPIFVVVAVMEELFFRAMIFRMMEESLGSAVAILISALAFGFAHASNPGATVFSSIAIALEAGIAFGAAYMLTRRLALCIAMHFSWNFTQGAVFSVAVSGTDSKGWLQTHMTGSEWLSGGAFGAEASVLAVFLATLMGVVFLYLAWKKGEVKSGFWKKPRQLAAA from the coding sequence ATGACAACTGCAGAAATCACCACCAGCCTGGACAAGCCAGTCTGGCATCAAAAACTTTTGCAATACACCATCGTCAAATTCCTGCTGGCGGTACTCATCGTCGGTGGCGTGCAATTTGTTTCCCGCAAGGCCATGTCGCATTTCCTGGCCGGGCCGGACTGGGTGATATTTCGCAATATCACAGCCATGCTGCTGGGCTGGCTGAGCTATGCCTTCTATGTACGTCTCATAGAAAAGCGCAAAGCGACTGAGCTGGCCTTATTCTCAGCCTGGAAAGAATGGCTGATCGGCCTGGTGCTGGGTGCCATGCTGTTTGTGCTGGTGCTGGGCAGTTTGTCTTTGCTGGGCGTGTTTCATGTCGATGGCTATAATGACCCCAGGCTGATGCTCAAATACCTGCCCATCTTTGTGGTAGTAGCGGTGATGGAAGAGCTGTTTTTTCGCGCCATGATCTTTCGCATGATGGAAGAATCCCTGGGCAGTGCCGTTGCCATCCTGATCTCTGCCCTGGCCTTTGGTTTTGCCCATGCGTCCAACCCGGGTGCCACTGTCTTCAGTTCAATTGCGATTGCGCTGGAAGCCGGCATCGCGTTCGGCGCTGCCTATATGCTGACACGTCGTCTGGCGCTGTGCATTGCCATGCATTTTTCCTGGAATTTTACCCAGGGCGCGGTGTTCTCTGTCGCAGTATCCGGCACGGACAGCAAGGGCTGGCTGCAAACCCATATGACAGGTTCTGAATGGCTCAGCGGCGGTGCTTTTGGAGCCGAAGCTTCGGTACTCGCGGTTTTTCTGGCGACCTTGATGGGTGTGGTATTCCTGTACCTGGCCTGGAAGAAGGGTGAAGTCAAATCAGGCTTCTGGAAAAAACCGCGCCAGCTTGCGGCGGCATGA
- a CDS encoding basic secretory protein-like protein — protein sequence MRTFLISTAMATSINLLINLPAIADEPGKLPAQMQLTRIAADKWRADYSFSEAISRFSMPAAGDYRSTAWKPLTSGVRYQAEPSAQPDQQKDSYILDQPVRQLSFEIISYNGFAPKNYAPNNRFSDGGAGIYMGFFDGDVQEGGKTRAMNLTVSYQGLSGETVIPPPAFADAERSLRAYAYFGPQKPAPAGAARLVLDPATPEWLAKLILDTTSTMSAYFSSTYQRPLLRELVLMISVTDTSTAGFSMKGGATNGQITFRLSGKAMLNEHPAIRHLVQKLVAHEMAHIWQENVNQGGIGDEPAWIHEGGAEAMAVEALKSTAVWTTEEAAAYQANASATCKKITRQSDPYQYAYACGLQKFMNMNVDIPVLWRSLISETGQSGQPYSEAMLGSVSQRLRQ from the coding sequence ATGCGAACTTTCCTGATTTCCACAGCGATGGCAACCAGCATCAACCTGTTGATCAACTTGCCCGCTATCGCCGACGAACCAGGCAAGTTGCCTGCGCAGATGCAACTGACCCGCATAGCTGCCGACAAATGGCGTGCAGACTACAGTTTTAGCGAAGCGATCTCCCGGTTCAGCATGCCTGCCGCTGGCGATTACCGCAGCACGGCCTGGAAGCCGCTGACAAGCGGTGTGCGCTATCAGGCGGAGCCATCTGCCCAGCCTGATCAACAGAAAGACAGCTATATCCTGGATCAGCCTGTGCGCCAGCTCAGTTTTGAGATCATCTCCTATAACGGCTTTGCACCAAAAAACTATGCGCCGAATAACCGTTTCAGTGATGGCGGTGCGGGTATCTATATGGGATTTTTTGACGGCGATGTGCAGGAAGGTGGCAAGACGCGCGCCATGAATTTGACAGTCAGCTATCAGGGTCTGTCTGGCGAGACTGTCATACCCCCACCGGCGTTTGCCGATGCAGAACGCAGCTTGCGTGCCTATGCTTATTTCGGGCCACAAAAACCTGCCCCAGCGGGCGCAGCCAGGCTGGTCCTGGACCCGGCCACGCCGGAATGGCTGGCCAAACTTATTCTCGACACCACCAGTACCATGTCGGCCTATTTTTCCAGCACCTACCAGCGCCCTCTCTTGCGTGAACTGGTCTTGATGATTTCTGTCACGGATACAAGCACTGCCGGGTTTTCCATGAAGGGCGGTGCCACCAACGGGCAAATCACTTTCCGCCTCAGTGGCAAGGCCATGCTCAATGAACATCCCGCGATACGCCACCTGGTACAAAAGTTGGTCGCCCATGAAATGGCCCATATCTGGCAAGAAAATGTGAACCAGGGTGGCATAGGTGACGAACCTGCCTGGATACATGAAGGTGGCGCAGAAGCGATGGCTGTAGAAGCGCTAAAAAGCACAGCGGTGTGGACAACAGAAGAAGCGGCAGCTTACCAGGCAAACGCCAGCGCCACCTGCAAAAAAATCACCCGCCAGAGTGACCCCTACCAATATGCTTATGCATGTGGCTTGCAAAAATTCATGAACATGAATGTGGATATTCCGGTGTTATGGCGCAGCCTGATCAGTGAAACAGGACAAAGCGGCCAGCCTTACAGTGAAGCGATGCTGGGCAGTGTCAGCCAGCGCTTGCGCCAATAG